In Erigeron canadensis isolate Cc75 chromosome 8, C_canadensis_v1, whole genome shotgun sequence, the DNA window AAGCCGAGTAGAAGCAAGTTCATGAGTAAAAAGAGACACACTAGTCCGACGATTATAGTCAAAAATGTAAACTTGGACGTGAACGCATAGAACAAGATCAATATGCCCGCAAAAGCGCAATATAAAACAAAGAATACGAACCATGATAACCATCTTTTTCCTTTAATGAGATCATGTCCTTTTCTCATTGCTTTCAATCCGTATGAGCTTTCCAGAACCGTAACTACACTAGCCAACTGCCAAAGTGCTGTTATGTAAATAAACCCGATACAAAATAGAATAAACAAGATCCAAAGCACAATATCACCAAAAGTGGGGTTGGGTGTAGTAACTGCCCACACAATAGCTATTGCAGCTACTACGCCCGATACCACGTTGTAGATAAAGAAACCAAAGTAAATCAACAAGAAAGTTATAGCAAGTCTTTTCCAAACTGTTGGCACGGCTTTTAAGACTTTCTTGAATGTCACATCGCCACCTGTGTACACACTGGCTATGGTGTACACGATGGCGGCAGTGGACAggagagaaaagagaaaaaggaaGGTCAAATATACAAATGTAATGGTCCAATATCTAATCCATTCAGACGATTCCCTACGATGATAGTAGCGGTTTTTGTTATCTTCAAAGTGCTCGATACGCGAGTTGAGTATGTCGTCTACGATGATGTGAGCCAAGCAGATAAAAGAGAGTGGTAGGATGAAAGTTAGGGTGATTTGAGTAAAGATTTTCTTCCATGAGAAGATAGTTTTTACAGATTCTTTATAGAGGCCGAAGAAGCCTACACTTTGCATCTCTGATTGACTTTTATCCATGGCttaagaaattaaagaaaattggTTATCAAGATAATTGGGAATTGGAGAGGGAGTGGAGATGAATGAAAGTATTTgtggttttaaaatttatataacaagATTATTCTCGGCCGGAAAGGAATCTTGATTTGTTATTTGGCTGTAGATCGAGCGTACATTATAAGAGAATAAGTAATAACGGTCCTAGTTTATCACGAGAAAGACAAAGCTAGCTACAGCCTATATGTAGCTTAatcatatatagttttgttttcttttcatcGTGTAATTTATACTGTACTCCTGGGACTTATTAACGACAATTAATCTAGTATTCGGTTGATAATATATTCTTCCgccaataaaaaagaaagaaaataggaAAACACATCGCGGGTCAAACCTATTGTTGGAGTGCCGGCGCGATGAAATTGTTATCACCAATATTTGGCCACACGAGACTGAACGCTAGCTGGATTGGTGATCCATCACCGATcctctcgtatatatatgttcgaTCAAAGATTCATATTAAGCAATGCTTCATATATTATTgcgtctttttatttatttacgcatatatattttgaagctAGCTAGCTAATGCTTCTTAGATCATTTcatctttctatttttttacattagggatgtgcacggtttGGTCCAAACCGACTATACCATTTAAATCGAGATAATTGGACGGATTGGttggttttaaatcaaaattatcactaaaaatcatatttcatttgtttacacttttaggtgagtgtgaacaaattaaaaattttgtcacgctttttagtgtgtagaaatatattgaattaaaagtatgtgaaaatttatccacactaaaaaatgtgtagaaataaaagttcacactttttggtgtgaactttcataattattttgtcacaccccataattattttgtcaaagTTGTCGATATGATATCGAatgttaaattgttatatatgtttgttttgtgtaataagacttatgaatatttttatatcatgatatcgaatcttaaatgttatctattattttatacttttatacatttaatttcaaaaaaaaagaaaacctttAACCATTCAAACCAAACCGGATTAATTGGTTTTAGTTGGTTTGGTTCAACATAACAATTTGGACGGATTGGTTTGAAAAATTGTAAAACCGTATATATTGCTTTGGTTGATTTTTTGACTAAAATCGTCCAAACCATGcacatttcaaattttttattttttggaaaaattgtgaccttttaaaataaaaaaaaaaaatcgtgaCTTTTTGGGAAGTGATTTTGCAAACCCTGATGGTCAACACttatatttaatgtatataattatcGTTTAATTAGAAGGAGCGTAGCTAATTAAACATTGATTACTAGTAAGAGATAAATTCTAAGGGGGGCGGAGTGGAGAAGGAAGAATTTATCAACCCTTCCAAATTTCACCAATAAAATCCTTACAACtcaatttaactttttaaccCTCCCAACCATTTTTACTGGCGCCCGATAAAttttcaaccctcccaaattattatttttttcttatttctttttcttattacacaaaacaattttaaaactaaaacatactaccacattaaaattaaaaatatatcaaaggCCATTTAGAAATtagaacatatataaaaaaaaaaaaaacttactaaTAATTAATATCTAAGttacaaaaataactaaactaaactgtaaatatataatactatagGGGTAAAAAGAAACTTTATGCTAGATGCCTAAATATAGGGGGTAATTATACTGCCGTTCGTCttcttcattaaaaaaaaaaaactccaaccTGCAagtaagtttttatcttttctttctaaTTATACTCTTCTTCATCTGCTAGCAACTCACAcccacacaaacatatatatacaaaatacataAACCCATTAAAAAAAGTTCCACATAAACTGTCGAttcttctttctctctccaTTTATGAGTAGCGGCAATATAACCCGGTGGCCAAGCCGTTGAGCCATAAATTTGAGACTAACACCGCCGGCATCGACCCCCCACTCCGCCCCCCCTAAGATCATCAATTGTCATCTTAAAAAGTAGCTAGTTTATTG includes these proteins:
- the LOC122610567 gene encoding uncharacterized protein LOC122610567; protein product: MDKSQSEMQSVGFFGLYKESVKTIFSWKKIFTQITLTFILPLSFICLAHIIVDDILNSRIEHFEDNKNRYYHRRESSEWIRYWTITFVYLTFLFLFSLLSTAAIVYTIASVYTGGDVTFKKVLKAVPTVWKRLAITFLLIYFGFFIYNVVSGVVAAIAIVWAVTTPNPTFGDIVLWILFILFCIGFIYITALWQLASVVTVLESSYGLKAMRKGHDLIKGKRWLSWFVFFVLYCAFAGILILFYAFTSKFTFLTIIVGLVCLFLLMNLLLLGFVAQTMLYLVCKSHHGEPIDKVGLSTQLGGYLGQEPVFKVSKDVEIGYTQSHPHVVGV